DNA from Eucalyptus grandis isolate ANBG69807.140 chromosome 5, ASM1654582v1, whole genome shotgun sequence:
GAAAGATCTTTCAATGAACCCTCTGTAACTCTAAAACTAATGCTCTGTTTTTCCCCATCCTGTTATGGCCGATCTCGCGGTGTTCAATTATGGGATGCGACGATGAAAGTTGGTAGTCAGAGATGGTGATCAGTGGATTCTGGCGTTGATTGGTGGTGAAGAAACTTTTTGGAACTCGGCGGATGAAGAGAAGTGACCTTTGAGCGAGCGGTTCACTGACAGagtcttccttctttttcccttctgctTTGCTGGACCCAGAAGCAATATTGCAAAGCAAATATTCTCTCTCCAACTCTTtgcttttttcaaataattcaatcGCCAGATCACAGAGATCTACTTGCTCTACTTGCTCTCATTAGCTCTGGTCCCTAGCATCACATTCTCCCTCTTCGCGTTGCTCTGTTTCACGATCGAAAAACAGAGCAAACGAGTCTCTGCCGAAATGGACCGGCTCTCTGCAACTAGTCTCCTTCCCCACGTTCGGAGGAGCAAAAGACGACATCTCCATGCAACTTTCGCTGATTTGGGCTCAGAAAAAGAACCGAATTTTTAATAGTTTGATTTTTATCGGTTcgtggttcggttcgatttcggttaaccgataaaaaccgaaccaataaaaaaatattggtttttaacgagaaccgaaccgaaaaccgaaccgaaccgaaaaaaccgaatttttcaaCATTAAGGTACTagaacttaaaaataaaaaataaaaaaatcgagagGCAAACAACATTAAGTTCATCATAACCTTTTTTCATTTAACTCGAACCGATTCTTTTCATCTCGCTCTTCTTCTGCAACTCAAGACCGCCATCGTCAAGTCCTCTGTCATCTGTCGTCAAATCTTTTTCATGGTTTCCCTTCGCTTTCTCCAACCCCGGCGACTCTCGCAGACACTCTCGGCGACTTCAAACGCCTGCTCTCTCTTTCACCCGCAATTCACTCTCCGAGCACTCTGTCACTCCGCCGGCGACTGCCCTTCGCCGCAACCCGGCTCTTCACCGTCCTGCCAGCCTCATTCCGTCGTCGCATCGATCTGCTCGATGGTGCGCGATGCTTACTACAAGCGTGCCCACGTGAGAGCATCGCCTCCGCGCCTCTGTTTGAACGTAAACTGTGAGACTTTGACTCATGAACAGGCCATTACCGTCGTCGCCTCCCTGGCCAATGAGGCTGGTTCGATGGTGGCGCTGAGTTTCTTCCACTGGGCTATTGGGTCCGATAATTTTCGGCACTTTATGCGGCTTTATATAGTTTGTGCCGCGTCGTTGATCGGGAATGGTAACTCGGAGAGGGCCAATGAGGTGATGCAGTGTCTGGTCAAAAGCTTTGCTGAGATTGGGAGGTTGAAGGAGGCTATTGATATGGCGCTTGAAATGCAGAATCAGGCTCTGGTGCCCACTACCCGGTTGATGAATTTCGTCACGGAGGTCGCCTTAGAAGGGGTTTTCTTGACTATGCACAGAACGTGTTTGATTATTTGTCTGAGAGAGGGGTTTGTCCTGATCCTAATAGTTACAAGCTGATGGTCGTTGCTTACTGTCGAATGGGGAGTATTCTGGAGGCAGACGCTTGGTTGAGAAAACTGATTGATAGAGATTTCGTTATTGATAATGCTACTCTTACCTTGATCACCAACTCGTTTTGTGAGAGGGGGTTTGTGACTCGAGCTATCTAGTATTTTCGGAAGATGGCTGATATGGGTTTGGCACCGAATGTGTTAAATTATACATCACTGATCAATGGGTTATGCAAGAAAGGTAGCATCAAGCAAGGATTTGAGCTTCTGGAGGAAATGGTTAGAAAAGGTTGGAAGCCAAATGTGTATACTCATACGGCATTAATTGATGGTCTCTGCAAGAAGGGTTGGAGTGATAAGGCATTTAGACTCTTCCTTAAGCTAGTCCGGAGTGAAAATTACAAACCAAATGTGCTTACATACACTGCCATGATTAGTGGCTATTGcagaaaaaacaaattgaacCGTGCAGAGATGTTATCTGGCAGAATGCAAGAACAAGGATTGATTCCTAACATCAACACATACACGACTCTCATCAATGGCCATTGTAAAGGTGGGAATTTTGGAAGAGCATATGAGTTGATGGGCATAATGACAGATGCGGGCTTCAGTCCTAACATCTGTACGTACAATGCGCTTATTGATGGTCTTTGTAAGAGGGGTAGGTTTGAAGAGGCTTGTAAAATGctgaaaaattgtttctgaagTGGACTGGAAGCTGATCTGTTCACATATAGTATACTCATAAACGAGCAGTGCAAGAGGGCCAGCATTGAGGAAGCCCTAGCACTTCTGAGCAGGATGATTAAACTTGCTGTGCAACCtgatatacatacatacaccaTAATGATTTCTGCCTTATGTAAGCAAAAGAGAATGAAGGAAAGCgaaaagatttttgaagaagcAATCAGGCTTGGGTTAGTTCCTACCAAAAACCTACACATCCATGATTGGTGGATTCTGTCGGGATGGGAATGCCAACTTAGCAATAAAATTTTTCCACAGGATGAGTGACCATGGATGTCTTCCTGACAGTATCACTTACTGTGCTTTGATCAGCGGACTTTGCAAAGAGTCCAGGTTGAAGGAGGCTCGTCGACTATACGACTCAATGCTAGACAAGGGACTTACCCCATGTGAGGTTACTCGACTGACGTTGGCCTATGAATACTGCAAAAAAGATGAATCTGCTAATGCATTGCTAATTTTGGAGAGATTAGAAAATAAACTCTGGATCCGAACTGTGAAAACATTAGTGAGGAAGCTTTGCAGTGAGAAAAAAGTGGGAATGGCGGCACTGTTCTTCCATAAATTAACTGACAAGGAAACCAGAGTGGATCGTGTAACATTAGCTGCATTTATGACTGCTTGTTACGAAAGCAACAAATATGCTCTTCTTTCAGATCTGACCAAAAGGATTTGTGAAGGAAATGCTGCCACTCCCAACTTAGTTGATGGATCAACATAATTGCTAAAGTAGATCGACAGAAAGTGCAGAGATGGCCTAGTgagaattttgagatttttgtacATTCTATTATTTGATGTTGTATAGATTTGGTAATGACTTCGAATATGATCTAAGTctgattttattgaaaataattcaaagaaaatttgaaaattagaccTCTGGGAAGCTGGATTTTCTTATATGCCTATTATTTCAGTAACAGATCAGACCTCCGTGTTTAGGTCAGAAAAGAGGCAGTGTGACTATTCTAATCCAGTGATTACTGATCAATCTTTTTCGATATAGAAATTGTTTCATGATATGATAGCACTTTGGATAAGTTTCTTTGAGTTTGCCTTTCACTTGATGTGCTGTTTAAATTTAAGCATGAAATGGCACTTAGCATTACTTTCTTCCAGTTCACCTTTCACCATTAGAACGGCATGTTCATCAATTGACAGTGTCTCAGGATCTAGTTCTTTTCTTGCAGTACGTTCAGcatctttcaaattgatttctcaagatTTAGATTCTCCTTTCCCTGCTGAATCTGGAAGATATTATCTTTACGTGTCATTTGCTTGTCCATGGGCATGCATGTGTCTCGCACACATGAAGAGTAGAGGACTTGACAATATCCCTGGTCATACTGGTGCTTGCATAGTCAGTCTCTGAGTTCGCTCatgctatttttatttgatcAGTTTTGAGTTAAATTATCTTAGATACACACGTATCGGATGGATTCTCCCACAACTCCAAAGAACCTGAAGCAGAGCTTGATTCTATTTATGGAGCAAAAAGTATCAGAGAACTGTATGAGCTTGCAAGTACAAACTACTGTGGAAAATAATCCTGTACGTGTGAGTAACATTTCTTAAAGTGTTTGTTTCCTCTAATAACTTGTGTTTTAAGCTTGCAAGTTATAGTGCTACGTATGTTCTGCAGATTATGGCAGGTTTTAATGGATTGAAAAAGCTGCAATTGTTTGAAAATGAGAACTCCAAGACTTCTGCATGCTTAATTCTAAGCTCCTTAATTTGGCTGATAATGGAGACTTTGATCTTTATCCTCCTCACTGCAAGCCCAAAGCGAAGGAGCTAACTAATGGATAGACAACGGTATAAACATTGGTGCTTACAAGTGTGGGGTTGCGAAGCAGCAGGTGCCTTATGAAGCGGTACTTCTCCATCACTGTAAATTATCGGCCTCTATATTTGGAAAAGCAATTTGTATGCTTTTTAGTTATTCTGATCAGAGAGGTAGCACATCCCTCTTGTTTGCTGTGGACAACATTTTATTGTAGACTAGTAACTGACATGTTGAACCGagttctcctcctctcttctgCTCTTAACTTTTACAGGACTGTGATTTATGACTGAGTGATAATGTAGAAATCAATGAGATGAAAAGAAACTTGGTTAAATTTAATAGACAGCTATATTAGTAATGTTGAGAAGACTTTAATTTGTGAATGATTTTAAATTATGTAAGAGTTCTAAGGGACAACCTATTTTATCAACTTCTGCTAAGAAGCAAATGATCTTATGCACAAGTGACATTGAATTATTTCTGGacagatttatttttctattttgacagGCAGTTTTGGGGCTTGAGGGCAACCctgttaaaataaatttgactcTCACAAGATTCCTTGGAAGATCAAACAGCTGTTAAAATTTTGGGTTGTAAACTTGGTTATTTTCCTATAGGAGTGATCACTAGAATGATTCATACTTTAAGTACTAAAATTATCTTGCCATAATATGATACTTGTTTATAAATGAACCTCTTCATCAAACGAAAGAAGGGAATTAGGGGTAACTCCTTTAGGAACAAAGAAAGCTATCTGTCACATGAAAGAGatgcaaaggaaattacttTCTTGTGTTAACGATAACTAGGAaggtaaaaaaattcaaaggaagTTTAAAAAATAGACCTCTGGGAAGCTGGATTCTCTCAGTAACAGATTAGACCCCTGTTCCATTGTCAGAAAAGATTTGATGTTTCAGTGATGTGATTTCTTGATGATAGTATTTGTATGGAAGcatcattttcatattgaatTAGCTTTATCTCCATGGCCAAATTTGGACCCTTCAGTTCATGGTTCTGGACTTATATGTGTGCTACTTGTGTAAGAAGTTTCAAATGACATAAGGGTGGATGTTTGAGAATTCGTGCTAGGTAGTATTATTTTATCCCTGAGACAGATCTTCCTTGCAAATGCAGCTCTctctttttgaattattgttGAAAAAGGAACTCAATCATGTCATGGCTAGACAACAAAGTTTAGTATTTCAATCGGAgtactggttttttttttcccagc
Protein-coding regions in this window:
- the LOC104444589 gene encoding LOW QUALITY PROTEIN: pentatricopeptide repeat-containing protein At4g19890 (The sequence of the model RefSeq protein was modified relative to this genomic sequence to represent the inferred CDS: inserted 3 bases in 2 codons; substituted 2 bases at 2 genomic stop codons), which produces MVSLRFLQPRRLSQTLSATSNACSLFHPQFTLRALCHSAGDCPSPQPGSSPSCQPHSVVASICSMVRDAYYKRAHVRASPPRLCLNVNCETLTHEQAITVVASLANEAGSMVALSFFHWAIGSDNFRHFMRLYIVCAASLIGNGNSERANEVMQCLVKSFAEIGRLKEAIDMALEMQNQALVPTTRLMNFVTEVALEXGFLDYAQNVFDYLSERGVCPDPNSYKLMVVAYCRMGSILEADAWLRKLIDRDFVIDNATLTLITNSFCERGFVTRAIXYFRKMADMGLAPNVLNYTSLINGLCKKGSIKQGFELLEEMVRKGWKPNVYTHTALIDGLCKKGWSDKAFRLFLKLVRSENYKPNVLTYTAMISGYCRKNKLNRAEMLSGRMQEQGLIPNINTYTTLINGHCKGGNFGRAYELMGIMTDAGFSPNICTYNALIDGLCKRGRFEEACKMLKNCFXSGLEADLFTYSILINEQCKRASIEEALALLSRMIKLAVQPDIHTYTIMISALCKQKRMKESEKIFEEAIRLGLVPTKXTYTSMIGGFCRDGNANLAIKFFHRMSDHGCLPDSITYCALISGLCKESRLKEARRLYDSMLDKGLTPCEVTRLTLAYEYCKKDESANALLILERLENKLWIRTVKTLVRKLCSEKKVGMAALFFHKLTDKETRVDRVTLAAFMTACYESNKYALLSDLTKRICEGNAATPNLVDGST